One genomic segment of Alicycliphilus denitrificans K601 includes these proteins:
- a CDS encoding LysR substrate-binding domain-containing protein encodes MSTIDFRLIRQLWMFLAVAEEQNFGRAAARLAMSQPPLTEQIKVLEHSLRLQLFERSRRGTQLSPAGAAILPAVRQFARQVEHLERVVREVAAGQSGVLHVGAITSAMLDTVPPLLDHLRRTHPRLTVFVREIDSVDAISGLEAGELDLAFVRIDGEVSSGGIAVLPLMEDRLAVATSHDHALAAQPRVRLKSLAEEQWVMPARQVAPAYFDLLVNICRTQGFSPRVLHEVRSVTSQIAYVGCGQGVALVPASMRKLAPANVVVRPLKEKVMVITAAAAWNTRRHHPMVDEAVDWLRAQGRQGRTPRP; translated from the coding sequence ATGAGCACCATCGACTTTCGCCTGATCCGCCAACTCTGGATGTTTCTGGCCGTGGCCGAGGAGCAGAACTTCGGGCGCGCGGCCGCGCGGCTGGCCATGTCGCAGCCGCCGCTGACCGAGCAGATCAAGGTTCTGGAGCACTCGCTGCGGCTGCAGTTGTTCGAGCGCTCGCGGCGCGGCACGCAGCTCAGCCCCGCGGGCGCGGCCATCCTGCCGGCGGTGCGCCAGTTCGCTCGACAGGTGGAGCACCTGGAGCGCGTGGTGCGCGAGGTGGCGGCCGGGCAGTCGGGCGTGCTGCACGTGGGCGCCATCACGTCGGCCATGCTCGACACGGTGCCGCCGCTGCTCGACCATCTGCGGCGCACGCATCCGCGCCTGACGGTGTTCGTGCGCGAGATCGACAGCGTGGACGCCATCTCCGGCCTGGAGGCGGGCGAGCTGGACCTGGCCTTCGTGCGCATCGACGGCGAGGTGAGCAGCGGCGGCATCGCCGTGCTCCCGCTCATGGAGGACCGGCTGGCGGTCGCGACGTCCCACGACCATGCATTGGCGGCGCAGCCGCGCGTGCGGCTGAAGTCGCTGGCCGAGGAGCAGTGGGTGATGCCGGCCCGGCAGGTCGCCCCGGCGTATTTCGACCTGCTCGTCAACATCTGCCGCACGCAGGGCTTTTCTCCGCGCGTGCTGCACGAGGTGCGCTCCGTCACCTCGCAGATCGCCTACGTGGGCTGCGGCCAGGGCGTGGCGCTGGTGCCCGCGTCCATGCGCAAGCTGGCGCCCGCCAACGTGGTGGTGCGGCCGCTGAAGGAAAAGGTCATGGTGATCACGGCCGCCGCCGCGTGGAACACGCGCCGGCATCATCCGATGGTGGACGAGGCCGTGGACTGGCTGCGCGCACAGGGCCGCCAGGGCCGTACACCCAGGCCATAG
- a CDS encoding thioredoxin family protein — protein MPFAATHLTQPPTREAVDQLQGPAVLEFGTPWCGHCQRAQPLIEQALKDQAGVQHLKVEDGPGRPLGRSYRVKLWPTLIFLRNGQEAARLVRPQTAREIEEALRGIAP, from the coding sequence ATGCCTTTTGCCGCCACCCATCTCACCCAGCCGCCCACGCGCGAAGCCGTTGACCAGTTGCAAGGCCCCGCCGTGCTCGAATTCGGCACGCCCTGGTGCGGCCATTGCCAGCGCGCCCAGCCGCTCATCGAGCAGGCCCTCAAGGACCAGGCCGGCGTGCAGCACCTCAAGGTCGAGGACGGCCCTGGCCGCCCCCTGGGCCGCAGCTACCGCGTCAAGCTCTGGCCCACGCTCATCTTTCTGCGCAACGGCCAGGAGGCGGCCCGCCTAGTGCGCCCGCAGACGGCGCGCGAGATCGAGGAGGCGCTGCGAGGCATTGCGCCATGA
- the glp gene encoding gephyrin-like molybdotransferase Glp, with the protein MKTIDQIAAELQGYDPQALRAADVNAFLQRLVAPVAEAEEVGIFDALGRVLARDVVSPISVPPHDNSAMDGYAFDGAQLASGHALLLRPVGPTAFAGAAWTGRVGAGECVKIMTGAIMPAGLDTVVPQELTSAGPDGTIHIAASVLRRGDNRRLLGEDLMQGCVALSKGELLTPAAIGLVASLGLKTVTVHRRLRVAYFSTGDEILSLGEPPREGAVYDSNRYTVFGLLTRLGVQVIDLGVVRDDPALLEAAFRRAAAEADAIITSGGVSVGEADHTRTMMRQLGDVAFWRIAMRPGRPMAVGRIRSELQGKTASNDHQPSVSSYQNESTHGAAGGSVLFGLPGNPVAVMVTFLAFVRPALLRMMGCTRAAPPLLRATSAEPMRKKAGRTEYQRGLVTQAADGTLQVRTTGNQGSGVLSSMVQANGLIVLHHEQGNVAAGDMVDVMMFDGVI; encoded by the coding sequence ATGAAGACCATTGACCAGATCGCCGCCGAACTGCAGGGCTACGACCCGCAGGCGCTGCGCGCGGCCGACGTGAACGCCTTCCTGCAGCGCCTCGTGGCGCCCGTCGCCGAGGCCGAGGAGGTCGGCATCTTCGACGCCCTGGGCCGCGTGCTGGCGCGCGACGTGGTCTCGCCCATCAGCGTGCCACCACACGACAACTCGGCCATGGACGGCTATGCCTTCGACGGCGCGCAGCTCGCGTCCGGCCACGCGCTGCTGCTGCGCCCCGTGGGCCCCACGGCCTTCGCCGGCGCGGCCTGGACGGGCCGGGTGGGCGCGGGCGAATGCGTGAAGATCATGACCGGCGCCATCATGCCCGCGGGGCTGGACACGGTGGTGCCGCAGGAACTCACCAGCGCCGGGCCGGACGGCACCATCCATATCGCCGCCAGCGTGCTGCGCCGCGGGGACAACCGGCGCCTGCTCGGCGAAGACCTCATGCAGGGTTGCGTGGCGCTCTCGAAAGGCGAGCTGCTCACGCCTGCCGCCATTGGCCTGGTGGCCAGCCTGGGCCTCAAGACGGTCACCGTCCACCGGCGCCTGCGCGTGGCCTACTTCTCCACCGGCGACGAGATCCTGAGCCTGGGCGAACCGCCGCGCGAGGGCGCGGTGTACGACAGCAACCGCTACACCGTCTTCGGCCTGCTCACGCGGCTGGGCGTACAGGTGATCGACCTGGGCGTGGTGCGCGACGACCCCGCGCTGCTGGAGGCCGCCTTTCGCCGCGCGGCCGCCGAGGCCGACGCCATCATCACCAGCGGCGGCGTGAGCGTGGGCGAGGCCGACCACACGCGCACCATGATGCGGCAGCTGGGCGACGTGGCCTTCTGGCGCATCGCCATGCGCCCGGGCCGGCCCATGGCCGTGGGGCGCATCCGATCGGAATTGCAAGGAAAAACGGCCTCCAACGACCACCAGCCAAGCGTCAGCAGCTATCAAAACGAAAGTACCCATGGCGCAGCGGGCGGCAGCGTGCTGTTCGGCCTCCCAGGCAACCCGGTGGCGGTGATGGTCACCTTTCTGGCCTTCGTGCGCCCCGCCCTGCTGCGCATGATGGGCTGCACGCGAGCCGCGCCGCCGCTGCTGCGCGCCACCAGCGCCGAGCCCATGCGCAAGAAGGCGGGCCGCACCGAATACCAGCGCGGCCTGGTCACCCAGGCGGCCGACGGCACGCTGCAGGTGCGCACCACGGGCAACCAGGGCTCGGGCGTGCTCAGCTCCATGGTGCAGGCCAACGGCCTGATCGTGCTGCACCACGAGCAAGGCAACGTGGCCGCGGGCGACATGGTGGACGTGATGATGTTCGACGGAGTGATCTGA
- a CDS encoding Bug family tripartite tricarboxylate transporter substrate binding protein, with amino-acid sequence MCPRRISLACALLAAAASGAAFAQASAAFPCKIVKFVVPYPPGGSSDLLARMLVPGMNKLLDTTVVVENKAGAVGNIGTAQVSAAESDGCTWLLGNSSNIVVSRNLYKLTHDPVEYLKPVAEAAAVPMVLYVNANLPVKTFDEFIALLRKNPGKYSYASPGSGSTHQLLTEMMKIEFGLQAEHIPYKGSGPAIQDVIAGHVAFAFEGTSAIAPHVAGGKVKALATTGAARSNVLSTVPTMKELGHPKFVATNWYGVFVPAKTPDALVARLNAGLRQVVKSPEIVESLRKLDSRASDLDVAGFARFARFVQEEIPFWKSLADQTGVKVD; translated from the coding sequence ATGTGCCCTCGCCGCATTTCCCTCGCGTGCGCCCTGCTGGCCGCGGCCGCCAGCGGCGCGGCCTTCGCCCAGGCCTCCGCGGCCTTCCCCTGCAAGATCGTCAAGTTCGTCGTCCCCTATCCGCCGGGCGGCTCCAGCGACCTGCTGGCCCGCATGCTGGTGCCGGGCATGAACAAGCTGCTGGACACCACCGTCGTCGTCGAGAACAAGGCCGGCGCGGTGGGCAACATCGGCACCGCCCAGGTCAGCGCGGCCGAGAGCGACGGCTGCACCTGGCTGCTGGGCAACAGCTCCAACATCGTGGTCAGCCGCAACCTGTACAAGCTGACCCACGACCCGGTCGAATACCTCAAGCCCGTAGCCGAGGCGGCGGCCGTGCCTATGGTGCTGTACGTCAACGCGAACCTGCCCGTCAAAACCTTCGATGAATTCATCGCGCTGCTGCGCAAGAACCCGGGCAAGTATTCCTACGCGTCGCCGGGCAGCGGCAGCACCCACCAGCTGCTCACCGAGATGATGAAGATCGAGTTCGGCCTGCAGGCCGAGCACATCCCCTACAAGGGCTCCGGGCCGGCCATCCAGGACGTGATCGCCGGCCACGTCGCCTTCGCGTTCGAGGGCACCAGCGCCATCGCGCCGCACGTCGCGGGGGGCAAGGTGAAGGCGCTTGCCACCACCGGCGCGGCGCGCTCGAACGTCTTGTCCACGGTGCCGACGATGAAGGAGCTGGGGCACCCAAAGTTCGTCGCGACCAACTGGTACGGCGTGTTCGTGCCCGCGAAAACGCCGGACGCCCTCGTCGCGCGGCTCAATGCCGGCCTGCGGCAGGTGGTGAAGTCGCCCGAGATCGTGGAGAGCCTGCGCAAGCTCGACTCCCGGGCGTCCGACCTGGACGTTGCCGGGTTCGCCAGGTTCGCCAGGTTCGTGCAGGAAGAAATCCCTTTCTGGAAGTCGCTGGCCGACCAGACGGGTGTCAAGGTGGATTGA
- the rnhA gene encoding ribonuclease HI: MNQVVIYTDGACKGNPGPGGWGVVLRSGELEKELFGGELGTTNNRMELMAVIQALAALKRPCQVALYLDSQYVRQGITEWIHGWKKKGWRTAAGQPVKNVELWQRLDELAHKAGHRIEWHWVKGHAGDPGNERADALANKGVEQALGR; this comes from the coding sequence TTGAATCAGGTGGTGATCTATACCGACGGTGCGTGCAAGGGCAATCCGGGCCCCGGCGGCTGGGGGGTGGTGCTGCGCTCGGGCGAGCTCGAGAAGGAGCTGTTCGGCGGCGAGCTGGGGACCACCAACAACCGCATGGAGCTGATGGCCGTCATCCAGGCGCTGGCGGCGCTCAAGCGCCCCTGCCAGGTGGCGCTGTACCTTGACAGCCAGTACGTGCGCCAGGGCATCACCGAATGGATCCATGGCTGGAAGAAAAAGGGCTGGCGCACCGCTGCGGGCCAGCCGGTCAAGAACGTGGAGCTGTGGCAGCGCCTGGACGAGCTGGCGCACAAGGCGGGCCACCGCATCGAATGGCACTGGGTGAAGGGCCACGCGGGCGACCCGGGCAACGAGCGTGCCGATGCGCTGGCCAACAAGGGTGTGGAGCAGGCGCTGGGACGGTAA
- a CDS encoding RraA family protein, whose product MHAQDQELVALFDGLDTPGVSDAMDKLGLHGQALGIMPLANYARAVAGPAFTVKYVPSSNPPGTVGDFIDDVAPGDVIVIDNDGRTDCTVWGDIMTQYAGLRGIAATVIDGVCRDVGKALGDGYPMFTAGRFMRTGKDRVQVETVNGTVAIGTVRVAARDIVVADANGVVVVPRGHAREVAETARRIEETESRIREQIVQGKTLGEARAALGYHKLQAKE is encoded by the coding sequence ATGCACGCACAGGACCAGGAACTGGTCGCCCTCTTCGACGGCCTGGACACGCCGGGCGTCTCCGACGCCATGGACAAGCTGGGCCTGCACGGCCAGGCGCTGGGCATCATGCCGCTGGCCAACTACGCCAGGGCCGTGGCGGGCCCGGCCTTCACCGTCAAGTACGTGCCCTCAAGCAACCCGCCCGGCACGGTGGGCGACTTCATCGACGATGTGGCGCCCGGCGACGTGATCGTGATCGACAACGACGGCCGTACCGACTGCACCGTCTGGGGCGACATCATGACCCAGTACGCGGGCCTGCGCGGCATCGCGGCCACGGTGATCGACGGCGTATGCCGCGACGTGGGCAAGGCGCTGGGCGACGGCTACCCCATGTTCACCGCCGGCCGCTTCATGCGCACGGGCAAGGACCGCGTGCAGGTCGAAACGGTGAACGGCACCGTGGCCATCGGCACCGTGCGCGTGGCCGCGCGCGACATCGTGGTGGCCGATGCAAACGGCGTGGTCGTCGTTCCGCGCGGCCACGCCCGAGAGGTGGCCGAGACCGCCCGCAGGATCGAGGAAACCGAATCGCGCATCCGCGAACAGATCGTGCAGGGCAAGACCCTGGGCGAAGCGCGCGCCGCGCTGGGCTACCACAAGCTGCAGGCCAAGGAGTGA
- a CDS encoding amino acid ABC transporter substrate-binding protein, with the protein MKKYLAACALVAQGFLHVPVQAQTLEKIKASGAVTMGVRDSSIPLSYAGADGAPIGFHVDICRKVLEDVQAQLGLARLETRYQLVTSQNRIPLVANGTIDIECGSTTNTQARQKEVAFALTTYVEEVRLAVRADSGIRSVRDLAGKVVVATTGTTSVQHLRRKVRELGLELKDVSLGKDHADSFLLLESGRADAWVLDQGVLRASIANARQSSAFSVVGEVLNAEPIAIMVRKDDPGFKRAVDVTIRKLLASGEMQVLWKKWFQAPIPPRGVALDMAPPESLQRLWAHPSDLPMETFQAP; encoded by the coding sequence ATGAAGAAATACCTCGCAGCCTGCGCCCTCGTGGCGCAGGGCTTCCTGCACGTGCCGGTGCAAGCGCAGACCCTGGAGAAGATCAAGGCCTCGGGCGCCGTCACCATGGGCGTGCGCGATAGCTCGATTCCGCTGTCCTACGCCGGGGCCGATGGCGCGCCCATCGGGTTCCACGTCGACATCTGCCGCAAGGTGCTGGAGGACGTGCAGGCGCAACTGGGCCTGGCGCGGCTGGAGACCCGGTACCAGTTGGTCACGTCGCAGAACCGTATCCCGCTCGTGGCCAACGGCACGATCGACATCGAATGCGGCTCCACCACGAACACGCAGGCGCGGCAGAAGGAGGTGGCGTTCGCGCTCACGACCTACGTCGAGGAGGTGCGGCTGGCCGTGCGCGCCGATTCCGGCATCCGGTCGGTGCGCGACCTGGCAGGCAAGGTCGTGGTGGCGACCACGGGCACGACCTCCGTGCAGCACCTGCGCCGCAAGGTGCGCGAGCTGGGGTTGGAGCTCAAGGACGTGTCGCTGGGCAAGGACCACGCGGACAGCTTCCTGCTGCTGGAGTCGGGCAGGGCCGATGCGTGGGTGCTCGACCAGGGCGTGCTGCGTGCATCCATCGCCAACGCGCGCCAGTCCTCCGCCTTTTCCGTCGTGGGCGAGGTGCTCAACGCCGAGCCCATCGCGATCATGGTGCGCAAGGACGACCCCGGCTTCAAGCGCGCGGTGGACGTGACCATTCGCAAGCTGCTGGCCAGCGGCGAGATGCAGGTCCTGTGGAAGAAATGGTTCCAGGCGCCGATTCCGCCGCGCGGCGTGGCGCTGGACATGGCGCCGCCCGAATCGCTGCAGCGCCTGTGGGCGCACCCCAGCGACCTGCCCATGGAAACCTTCCAGGCCCCATAG
- a CDS encoding pyridoxal phosphate-dependent aminotransferase, producing MNASVHALNRFLAQAKPSATYKVMDRVAARRSAGAQVISLCAGEPDFDTPGHVREAGIAAIRAGHTRYTQVAGLRALREAIAAKFQRENGLELDWRGTLVCSGGKQAIFNALAATLNEGDEVIMPAPYWVSYPEIVQLCGSKAITVACNAGNGFKLTPAALQAAITPRTRWLILNSPSNPTGAVYSRAELQALAEVLLAHPHVLVLSDDIYEHLIFDGLAFFTIAQVEPRLRERVLTMNGVSKAYAMTGWRIGFCTGPGWLIEAMEKLQGQQTSGACTISQHAALAALTGPQDFIQQSRTAFQRRRDMVVESLNQAPGLHCEVPQGAFYAFASCEGLIGKTTPGGTQLDTDEAVATALLGEAGVAAVHGSAFGLGPYLRVAYAIDDAALRGACEAIRHFCTRLAD from the coding sequence ATGAATGCGTCGGTCCATGCGTTGAACCGCTTCCTGGCCCAAGCCAAGCCTTCGGCCACCTACAAAGTGATGGACCGTGTGGCCGCGCGCCGTTCGGCGGGCGCCCAGGTGATCTCGCTGTGCGCGGGCGAGCCGGACTTCGATACGCCCGGCCATGTGCGCGAGGCCGGCATCGCCGCCATCCGCGCCGGCCATACCCGCTACACGCAGGTGGCCGGGCTGCGCGCCCTGCGCGAAGCGATTGCCGCCAAGTTCCAGCGCGAGAACGGGCTGGAGCTGGACTGGCGCGGCACCCTGGTGTGCAGCGGCGGCAAGCAGGCGATCTTCAACGCGCTGGCCGCCACACTGAACGAGGGCGACGAGGTCATCATGCCCGCGCCGTACTGGGTGAGCTACCCCGAGATCGTGCAGCTGTGCGGCAGCAAGGCCATCACCGTGGCCTGCAATGCCGGGAACGGCTTCAAGCTCACCCCCGCCGCGCTGCAAGCCGCGATCACGCCGCGCACGCGCTGGCTCATCCTCAATTCGCCCTCCAACCCGACGGGCGCGGTCTACAGCCGCGCGGAACTGCAGGCACTGGCCGAGGTGCTGCTCGCGCACCCGCATGTACTGGTGCTGTCCGACGACATATACGAACACCTGATCTTCGACGGCCTGGCGTTCTTCACCATCGCCCAGGTGGAGCCGCGCCTGCGCGAACGCGTGCTGACCATGAACGGCGTTTCCAAGGCCTATGCCATGACCGGCTGGCGCATCGGGTTCTGCACGGGGCCTGGCTGGCTGATCGAAGCCATGGAGAAGCTGCAAGGCCAGCAGACCTCGGGGGCGTGCACCATCTCGCAACATGCGGCGCTGGCCGCGCTGACCGGACCGCAAGACTTCATCCAGCAATCGCGCACAGCCTTCCAGCGGCGGCGCGACATGGTGGTCGAGTCGCTGAACCAGGCGCCAGGCCTGCATTGCGAAGTGCCGCAAGGCGCGTTCTACGCATTCGCCTCCTGCGAGGGCCTGATCGGCAAGACTACCCCCGGGGGCACGCAGCTGGACACGGACGAGGCGGTGGCCACTGCCTTGCTGGGCGAGGCGGGCGTGGCCGCCGTGCACGGCAGCGCCTTTGGCCTGGGGCCCTACCTGCGCGTCGCCTACGCCATCGACGATGCGGCACTGCGCGGCGCCTGCGAGGCAATTCGGCACTTCTGCACCCGCCTGGCGGACTAG
- a CDS encoding GNAT family N-acetyltransferase, with amino-acid sequence MTREPAAAPRITVLAAAHAPAYKALRDEALRCAPEAFTSDYATAVQRPAQSYAPRLSMPADEGFFLGAWDADGALLGSIGCQREERAQQRHMATVVAMMVAPQAQRRGIGRQLLRACLAQAERMAGLEQLVLTVTAGNAHAVRLYQRAGFTPYGLLPRAIVVAGVGHDKLHMLRLLPSSPLWQPIAPHEDH; translated from the coding sequence ATGACGCGGGAGCCTGCCGCCGCCCCGCGCATCACCGTCCTGGCAGCCGCGCACGCACCGGCCTACAAGGCGCTGCGCGACGAGGCCCTGCGCTGCGCCCCCGAGGCCTTCACCAGCGACTACGCCACGGCCGTGCAGCGGCCGGCCCAGTCCTACGCGCCGCGCCTGTCCATGCCCGCGGACGAAGGCTTTTTCCTGGGCGCGTGGGATGCGGACGGCGCGCTGCTGGGCAGCATCGGCTGCCAGCGCGAGGAACGGGCGCAGCAGCGCCACATGGCCACCGTGGTCGCCATGATGGTGGCGCCGCAGGCGCAGCGCCGCGGCATCGGCCGGCAGCTGCTGCGCGCCTGCCTGGCGCAGGCCGAGCGCATGGCCGGCCTGGAGCAGCTGGTGCTTACGGTCACGGCCGGCAACGCGCACGCCGTGCGCCTGTACCAGCGCGCGGGCTTCACGCCCTACGGCCTGCTGCCGCGGGCCATCGTGGTGGCGGGCGTGGGCCACGACAAGCTGCACATGCTGCGGCTCCTTCCCTCATCGCCCCTGTGGCAACCCATTGCACCCCATGAAGACCATTGA
- a CDS encoding RraA family protein: MAYSAAQLEQARKLGTSTLFEASGLATGAANAAIRPVWAGASIAGPAYPLECSPGDNLAIHIAMEKAPRGSILVISTGGFVAGYWGEVLTVAAEAAGIAGLVIDGGVRDVAALTSRRFAVFTRGISMRGTIKASAPSVGQPISLTGTPVAPGDLVVADDDGVLVIPAAHVEHALANGQARADKEARMMEALAQGKSTLELMGLTSWRQAR, encoded by the coding sequence ATGGCCTACAGCGCCGCGCAACTGGAGCAGGCCCGCAAGCTGGGCACGTCCACACTGTTCGAGGCCTCGGGCTTGGCCACCGGCGCCGCCAACGCGGCCATCCGCCCCGTGTGGGCCGGAGCATCGATCGCCGGGCCGGCCTATCCGCTCGAATGCTCGCCGGGGGACAACCTGGCCATCCACATCGCGATGGAGAAGGCGCCGCGCGGCAGCATCCTTGTCATCTCCACCGGCGGCTTCGTCGCGGGCTACTGGGGCGAAGTGCTGACGGTGGCGGCCGAGGCGGCGGGCATCGCGGGCCTGGTCATCGACGGCGGCGTGCGCGACGTCGCGGCGCTCACCAGCCGGCGCTTCGCGGTGTTCACGCGCGGCATCTCGATGCGCGGCACCATCAAGGCCAGCGCGCCTTCCGTCGGCCAGCCCATCAGCCTCACCGGCACGCCCGTAGCACCGGGTGATCTGGTGGTTGCCGACGACGACGGCGTGCTGGTCATTCCGGCCGCGCACGTCGAGCACGCCTTGGCGAACGGCCAGGCCCGTGCGGACAAGGAAGCCCGCATGATGGAAGCGCTGGCGCAAGGCAAATCCACGCTGGAACTCATGGGCCTGACGAGCTGGAGACAAGCCCGATGA
- a CDS encoding RraA family protein yields MTDTAHVEAHLARLQALDSNTVSDALDFFGLPGATFGIRPLWNCPRIVGRASTLQFAPKTGGGATVHPITPVIAASKGCDRILVIAGGLEGISCWGDIVANAAKAKGIRGTVIDGCSRDIEGSEAIGYPVYGRGITMISARNRAVQVSSGEPVTMAGVRVAQDDYVIADRCGTVFVPAACIGEVLDLGERIARRQDGMVQAVIAGRSVEEVMHDKEFEAIAVSQK; encoded by the coding sequence ATGACCGATACCGCCCACGTGGAGGCACACCTCGCCCGCCTGCAGGCGCTGGACTCGAATACCGTGTCCGACGCTCTCGATTTCTTTGGCCTGCCCGGCGCCACCTTCGGTATCCGGCCGCTGTGGAACTGTCCCAGGATCGTGGGCCGGGCCTCCACGCTGCAGTTCGCACCCAAGACCGGCGGCGGCGCCACCGTGCACCCCATCACGCCGGTGATCGCCGCCAGCAAAGGCTGCGACCGTATCCTCGTCATTGCCGGCGGCCTGGAAGGCATCTCGTGCTGGGGCGACATCGTGGCCAACGCGGCCAAGGCCAAGGGCATCCGCGGCACGGTGATCGACGGCTGCAGCCGCGACATCGAGGGCAGCGAAGCCATCGGCTACCCCGTCTACGGGCGCGGCATCACCATGATCAGCGCGCGCAACCGCGCCGTGCAGGTCTCGTCCGGAGAGCCGGTCACGATGGCTGGCGTGCGGGTGGCGCAGGACGACTATGTCATCGCCGACCGCTGCGGCACGGTCTTCGTGCCCGCCGCGTGCATTGGGGAAGTGCTGGACCTGGGCGAGCGCATCGCGCGCCGCCAGGACGGCATGGTGCAGGCGGTCATCGCCGGACGCTCCGTCGAGGAGGTGATGCACGACAAGGAATTCGAGGCGATCGCCGTTTCGCAGAAATAA
- the mobA gene encoding molybdenum cofactor guanylyltransferase MobA — MIDTHDITGLILAGGRGSRMGGVDKGLQNFRGMPLALHALMRLSPQVGSVMINANRNLSAYESFGMPVWPDGLADYAGPLAGFLCGLERCETPWLLTVPCDTPLFPADLASRLAAAAAIQGADIAMASAPEQEDDGSTRVRTQPVFCLLRVSLLESLMRFTQEGGRKIDRWTAQHPCAIVAFDQPGDDPLAFRNANTLAELHALEGQGSP, encoded by the coding sequence ATGATCGACACCCACGACATCACGGGCCTCATCCTCGCCGGCGGCCGCGGCTCGCGCATGGGCGGCGTGGACAAGGGCCTGCAGAACTTTCGCGGCATGCCGCTGGCGCTGCACGCACTCATGCGGCTCTCACCCCAGGTGGGCAGCGTGATGATCAACGCCAACCGCAACCTGTCGGCCTACGAATCGTTCGGCATGCCCGTCTGGCCCGACGGCTTGGCCGACTATGCCGGCCCGCTGGCAGGCTTCCTCTGCGGGCTGGAGCGCTGCGAGACCCCCTGGCTGCTCACCGTGCCCTGCGACACGCCGCTGTTCCCGGCCGATCTGGCCAGCCGCCTGGCCGCCGCCGCAGCGATCCAGGGCGCCGACATCGCCATGGCCTCGGCCCCCGAGCAGGAGGACGACGGCAGCACGCGCGTGCGCACCCAGCCGGTGTTCTGCCTGCTGCGCGTGAGCCTGCTGGAGAGCCTGATGCGCTTCACCCAGGAGGGCGGGCGCAAGATCGACCGCTGGACCGCGCAGCACCCCTGCGCCATCGTGGCCTTCGACCAGCCTGGCGACGACCCGCTGGCCTTCCGCAACGCCAACACCCTGGCCGAGCTGCACGCGCTGGAGGGCCAGGGGTCGCCATGA
- the moaA gene encoding GTP 3',8-cyclase MoaA: MAERVIPLVDHRSRPLRPAVPATAAAAAMPATGELYDTRARPLRDLRISVTDRCNFRCSYCMPKEVFDKHYRYLPHSDLLSFEEITRLARLFMAHGVHKIRLTGGEPLLRKDLELLVEQLAGLRTTEGRVPDLTLTTNGSLLARKARALKAAGLQRVTVSLDSLDDAVFRRMNDVDFPVAEVLAGIEAAQAAGFGTIKVNMVVKRGTNDHEILRMARHFRGTGITLRFIEFMDVGATNGWRMDQVVPSREVIARLQSELPLVPLSPTAVGETAQRWGYAGADGRHDPSLGEVGVIGSVTQAFCGDCNRARLSMEGRLYLCLFATQGWDLRSLLRSDASDAQISAAIAHIWQGRGDRYSELRASLPPDQGEERGRRIEMSYIGG; this comes from the coding sequence ATGGCTGAACGTGTCATTCCTCTCGTGGACCACCGCAGCAGGCCGCTGCGGCCCGCCGTGCCGGCGACCGCCGCCGCGGCCGCCATGCCCGCCACGGGAGAGCTGTACGACACGCGCGCGCGGCCGCTGCGCGACCTGCGCATCAGCGTGACCGACCGCTGCAACTTCCGCTGCAGCTACTGCATGCCCAAGGAAGTGTTCGACAAGCACTACCGCTACCTGCCGCACAGCGACCTGCTGAGCTTCGAGGAGATCACGCGGCTGGCGCGGCTGTTCATGGCGCACGGGGTGCACAAGATCCGCCTGACGGGCGGCGAGCCGCTGCTGCGCAAGGACCTGGAGCTGCTGGTCGAACAGCTGGCCGGGCTGCGCACCACCGAGGGTCGCGTGCCCGACCTCACGCTCACCACCAACGGCTCGCTGCTGGCGCGCAAGGCGCGCGCGCTCAAGGCCGCGGGCCTGCAGCGCGTCACCGTCAGCCTGGACAGCCTGGACGACGCCGTGTTCCGCCGCATGAACGACGTGGACTTCCCCGTGGCCGAGGTGCTGGCCGGCATCGAGGCCGCGCAGGCCGCGGGCTTCGGCACCATCAAGGTCAACATGGTGGTCAAGCGCGGCACCAACGATCACGAGATCCTGCGCATGGCGCGGCACTTCCGCGGCACCGGCATCACGCTGCGCTTCATCGAGTTCATGGACGTGGGCGCCACCAACGGCTGGCGCATGGACCAGGTCGTGCCGTCGCGCGAGGTCATCGCGCGCCTGCAGTCCGAACTGCCGCTGGTGCCGCTCTCGCCCACCGCCGTGGGCGAGACCGCGCAGCGCTGGGGCTACGCGGGCGCCGACGGCCGCCACGACCCGTCGCTGGGCGAGGTGGGCGTGATCGGCAGCGTTACCCAGGCCTTCTGCGGCGACTGCAACCGCGCCCGCCTGTCCATGGAGGGGCGTCTGTACCTGTGCCTGTTCGCCACCCAGGGCTGGGACCTGCGCAGCCTGCTGCGTAGCGACGCCAGCGACGCGCAGATCAGCGCCGCCATCGCCCACATCTGGCAGGGCCGCGGCGACCGCTATTCCGAGCTGCGCGCCAGCCTGCCGCCCGACCAGGGCGAGGAGCGCGGGCGGCGCATAGAAATGAGCTACATCGGTGGCTGA